A single genomic interval of Carassius gibelio isolate Cgi1373 ecotype wild population from Czech Republic chromosome A22, carGib1.2-hapl.c, whole genome shotgun sequence harbors:
- the LOC127942429 gene encoding nuclear factor interleukin-3-regulated protein → MESAFSQVIWEPEGEAEEISPRGLGLRRKREFIPDDKKDASYWEKRRKNNEAAKRSREKRRVSDYVMETRLVSLNEENARLRAELLALKLRYGLLNPGIPYSPSQRALSQLHTLVPQPLVSGPDKDLYWSRQQDREPSNLSGNQQAPVCLGTHPGSAFLPTHPMAIRRNHPYHLDFPSLHSSTAAPLPFPPCLTPAAASWAGRPLLQPRNQRILSDEEGEQQVPADSSTALPHKLRLKTQNSQRKDNRAKSASPNPTYISD, encoded by the coding sequence ATGGAGTCCGCTTTCTCACAGGTGATTTGGGAACCTGAGGGAGAAGCTGAAGAGATCTCTCCGAGAGGTCTGGGATTGCGTCGCAAACGGGAATTTATACCTGATGACAAGAAAGATGCGAGCTACTGGGAGAAACGCCGCAAGAACAATGAAGCGGCAAAGCGCTCGCGAGAGAAACGAAGGGTCAGTGACTATGTTATGGAGACACGATTGGTTTCGTTGAATGAGGAAAACGCTCGTCTGCGAGCCGAGCTGTTGGCTCTGAAGCTTCGATACGGTTTGCTTAACCCTGGGATACCCTATTCCCCATCTCAAAGGGCTTTATCTCAGCTTCACACTTTGGTGCCACAACCTTTGGTTTCTGGCCCAGACAAAGACCTCTACTGGAGTAGACAGCAAGACAGAGAGCCTTCCAATCTATCGGGGAACCAACAAGCACCCGTCTGTCTTGGCACCCACCCCGGGTCGGCATTCCTGCCTACGCATCCTATGGCCATACGAAGAAATCACCCATATCACCTAGACTTTCCCAGTCTCCATTCTTCTACAGCTGCACCTTTACCCTTTCCTCCATGCCTCACCCCAGCAGCAGCATCTTGGGCAGGACGGCCCCTGCTCCAGCCTCGGAATCAGAGGATCTTGTCGGACGAAGAGGGTGAGCAGCAGGTGCCAGCAGATTCCAGCACTGCCCTGCCCCATAAACTAAGACTGAAGACGCAAAACTCCCAGCGCAAAGATAACAGAGCTAAATCTGCGTCGCCAAATCCAACATACATCTCAGACTGA